From Thermococcus barophilus MP:
GGTGGTGTTGCATCTTCAATGCTAGTGTTTGATGAAGTTCACACGTTGCATCCAGAAAAAGGACTGTTGACATCGGTAGCAATGAGCATTGAGAGTTCAAAGCTTGGATTTCCATTTGTCATGATGTCTGCTACACTCCCAGAGAGCTTTATGGAAAAAGTAAAGAAGATGGCAGAGAAGAAAGGAGGAAAAGTAAACATAATTAGTGTGGATGATGAAAATGAAATTGCATCAAGAAAAGCTCGAAAGATCTATTTAGACACTAGTCCTCTTTACTCTAAGACTTCATTAACTGCTGAAGAAGTTTTAAAACATTTAGAAGATTCTAAGAACCTTTTAATTGTTGTTAACACCGTCAGTAAAGCTCAAAAGCTTTATTTGGATCTTAAAGATAAGATAGATGTTCCGTTATTACTACTCCATTCACGGTTTCTTGAAGAAGATAGGCAAGCTAAAGAGAGAACAGTTTTAGAAATTTTTGGAAAGAAACAAAGGGAAGGAATCTTAATTACCACGCAAGTAATTGAAGTGGGCATGGATATCTCCTCTTCAAAACTTTTGACAGAAATTTCTCCTATTGATTCTCTTATCCAAAGGGCGGGAAGGGTTGCAAGATGGGGCGGTGAAGGAGAAGTTATAGTTTATGACGTTGAGAAGAAACCAGGAAAACCTTATGCTCCTTACTCTGAAGAGCTTGTTGAACCAACTATCCAAGCTCTCAAAGGCGTTGAGCTTTTGAATTGGCAAGCTGAAGTAATGCTGGTTGATAAAGTTCTCTCTAAACCTTTTGAGAATTATCTTGATCCATATAAATTCTATGAGCGGTTAGGAGGTTTGGTTAGGGCTGTTTACGAAGGAAAGCGGGCATATGTTGAAGAAAATGTTAGAGAAGCTTATTCAGTTGAGATAGCACTATATGAAAACGTTGAAGAACTTAAGGGTGAACCAGAGAAAGCATTTGCCCTTAAGCGGTTAAGAGTTGACTTTAGAGTTTTGGCTGGTAAGTTCAACTACCTACAGGAGATTGGTGCCAAAATTTACCGTGTGGAGGAAAATCCACTCATCGACGAATACGAGAGCAAGTATGAGCTCGTGGAAGTTCAAAGCAAAGAGGATATCATGCCATTTGAGTTTTACATAATTTCCGGAATAAGTTACTCTCCAGAGGTTGGTCTGCTATTTGACAAAAGTGGTGAGATTAAGAGCTTTGAATTTGAAGAAAAGGAACATCTGTTTAAGCTTGAGCTAAAAGAATTAAGGAGAGAAACATGGGTTGAGCATTCACTAAAAACACTTGACTTTTTGAGAACGTACATGCTACCGAGATATGCTTATCCCATCAAAACCTTTGCCAAATATTTTGGTATCTCCAAGAAGGACTTAATTAGTTGGATTGAGCTTAGTGTGGCTTTGCATGATCTTGGAAAGCTCAATTATTACTGGCAAAAAGCGGCAGGATGGCAAAAAGGAGAAGAGCCAATAGCTCACGGCTTTGAAAGGATTAAAAAGTTGCCACCTCATGCAACTGTGTCTGCCAAAGCTTTAGAACCATATTTAATGGAACAATTTGATGAAGAAGGGCTTTTCAAAGCCTTCTACTTAGCAATAGCTCATCATCATTCACCATGGTCATCTAAATATCAAAAGTTCA
This genomic window contains:
- a CDS encoding CRISPR-associated helicase/endonuclease Cas3, producing MSEIERRFRQVTGFTPYDFQKEAIEYLLDGYSLIVRAPTGAGKSEMVLIPFISELNESLPSQLIYSLPNRTLVESLGNRAKRYASFKKLRVAVHHGKRVESRLFEEDIIITTIDQTAGAYLSVPLSMPKKWGNIFVGGVASSMLVFDEVHTLHPEKGLLTSVAMSIESSKLGFPFVMMSATLPESFMEKVKKMAEKKGGKVNIISVDDENEIASRKARKIYLDTSPLYSKTSLTAEEVLKHLEDSKNLLIVVNTVSKAQKLYLDLKDKIDVPLLLLHSRFLEEDRQAKERTVLEIFGKKQREGILITTQVIEVGMDISSSKLLTEISPIDSLIQRAGRVARWGGEGEVIVYDVEKKPGKPYAPYSEELVEPTIQALKGVELLNWQAEVMLVDKVLSKPFENYLDPYKFYERLGGLVRAVYEGKRAYVEENVREAYSVEIALYENVEELKGEPEKAFALKRLRVDFRVLAGKFNYLQEIGAKIYRVEENPLIDEYESKYELVEVQSKEDIMPFEFYIISGISYSPEVGLLFDKSGEIKSFEFEEKEHLFKLELKELRRETWVEHSLKTLDFLRTYMLPRYAYPIKTFAKYFGISKKDLISWIELSVALHDLGKLNYYWQKAAGWQKGEEPIAHGFERIKKLPPHATVSAKALEPYLMEQFDEEGLFKAFYLAIAHHHSPWSSKYQKFKLIEDAQEYIFSIYPIPDDLILRKSPSGSFPFKLNIDDENEYYRLYGLVSKLLRISDRLATGGESYESIFSS